TGCATTTTCTTTTGTTGAGCCAGAATTATTGTCTTTACCTGAAGAAACATTGAAAAGTTACATCAATAATCCAAAATTTAAAGATTATGACTTTTATTTAAAAAACCTTTTGAGAACTAAAAAACATTCTCTATCTTCAGAAGGTGAAAGAATACTTGCTTTAGCTTCTGATATAGCATCTGTTCCAGAAAATATAGCTTCTACATACAGAAATGTAGACAGAAAAACAGAAGATATTATTTTAGATAATGGAAAAAAAGTAAAAGTTACTCCTGCTATGTATTCAAAATTGTTAGATAATCCAAATAGGGAAATAAGAAAAAAAGCATTTGAATCTGAATTTAAAAGCTTTGAAAAAAATATTCATACTTTAGCTGCCACTTTGGCAGGAGAAGTTAAAACTAATATTTTCTTTGCAAAAGCTAGAAATTATAATTCTGCACTTGAAGCATCATTAGATTCTGATAATATAAAACCTGAAGTTTATAATAATATAATTAAAGCTGTTAATAATAATTTAGAACCACTGCATAAATATGTATCTTTTAGAAAAAAAGTTCTAGGAATAAAAGATAAAGTTAGATATTACGATATGTATGTTCCTTTAGTTAAACAAGTGAAAAATGAATACATAAGTTATGAAAAAGCTCAAGAAATGGTAAAACAAGCATTAGGAGCATTAGGAGAAAATTATATAAAAGATCTTGATAAAGCATTTAAAGAAAGATGGGTAGATGTATATGAAAATGATAATAAAAGATCAGGAGCTTATTCTTGGGGCAGCTACGATACACACCCTTACGTTTTGTTAAATTATAATGGAACTCTTGATTCTGTATCTACTTTAGCTCATGAACTTGGTCATGCTCTGAACTCATATTATTCAAACAGAACTCAACCATACTCAAAAGCACAATATCCTATATTTACAGCAGAAGTAGCATCTACTACTAATGAAGCATTAATGATTGATTATTTAATCAAAAATGCCAAAACAAAAGAAGAAAAAATGTATTTAATTAACTCTTATTTAGAACAAATAAGAGGTTCTATATACACTCAAATTATGTATGCAGAATTTGAAAAAGCTATTCATGAAGCAGCAGAAAAAGGAATTGCTTTAAATAGTAAATTTTTAAATGAAACATGGGGAAATCTAATGAAAAAATATTACGGAAATGATTTTGAAGTTGATGAATTAGCTAAAATATGGTGGTCTAGAATTCCTCATTTTTACTATAATTTTTATGTATATAAATATGCAACAGGACTTTCATCAGGTATAATTTTATCAGAAAAAATGTCAAATAATGAAAAAGGAGCAAGAGAAGCATATCTTGAATTTTTAAGTGCTGGCGGAAATGATTATCCAATTGAACTACTTAAAAAAGCAGGTGTTGATTTATCCACAACTGAACCTATTGAAAAAGCACTTCAAAAATTTGACAGCTTATTAAGTGAACTTGAAAAACTTATGAACGAATAAAAATAAAAAAATAATCAGACATCTCAAACTTTAATCAAACTAATTAATAAGGGATGTCTGATTATTCTTTTTATTTTAAAAAGCATTATTCCCTCTATGTCTATGTCGTCTTCTAAAACATGGAGTACATTTGCCTTTTTTGACATCATCACAACACAATATATAATCTCCACCTTCTATCTTTAATACTTTTCCATTTACTAAACTATCGGCAATTTTTTTCTTTGCATCACTATACATTCTCTGAACAGTAGAACGAGCTACTTCCATTCTTTCTGCACATCGTTCTTGATCAAGTCCTTCTAAGTCCATAAGCCGTATGACTTCATATTCTTCTACAGTCATAGTTATTATATCCTCACTATTTACCATTTCTTTTACAGGTCCAAACATTGTAAAATCTGGAAGTCCACAAACTCTCCTTCTCTTTCTAGGTCTAGGCACTTATCATCACTCTTTCTATATAGTATTATATATATCTTATATTACCAAATTTGTATTATAAGTTCATCATTAACATTAAATTTTTTATAAAAATTAATGAAGCAAGTTATCTTTTTAAATAACCTGCTTCATTAGTTTAAACTTAAACTATTTACTCTACTTTATCATCTTTATTATCATTTTTCTTAAAATTTTGTAATAGTTCTTTTACTCTTTTTAATTCGTTCTCTAATACATTTTCTTGAGCTTTTAAAAATTTTTCTTCATCATAAACTATATTACTTCCATCTTCATAATATCCACTACGTGCCCATCTTGGCAAACCAGTAAGTTTATACATAAATCTATTTCCTCTTCTG
The genomic region above belongs to Caminicella sporogenes DSM 14501 and contains:
- the pepF gene encoding oligoendopeptidase F, which produces MKLTKQIISIFLAILIAAFPLLSFAQEVHYTNRSDIPKQYTWSIEDIYNSDTDWESDFKKLENSLSKVENYKGNLKSEESILEILKLKDEIFRLNDKIYVYASLKRDEDISNPKYSAMADRAEGLNTKTIAAFSFVEPELLSLPEETLKSYINNPKFKDYDFYLKNLLRTKKHSLSSEGERILALASDIASVPENIASTYRNVDRKTEDIILDNGKKVKVTPAMYSKLLDNPNREIRKKAFESEFKSFEKNIHTLAATLAGEVKTNIFFAKARNYNSALEASLDSDNIKPEVYNNIIKAVNNNLEPLHKYVSFRKKVLGIKDKVRYYDMYVPLVKQVKNEYISYEKAQEMVKQALGALGENYIKDLDKAFKERWVDVYENDNKRSGAYSWGSYDTHPYVLLNYNGTLDSVSTLAHELGHALNSYYSNRTQPYSKAQYPIFTAEVASTTNEALMIDYLIKNAKTKEEKMYLINSYLEQIRGSIYTQIMYAEFEKAIHEAAEKGIALNSKFLNETWGNLMKKYYGNDFEVDELAKIWWSRIPHFYYNFYVYKYATGLSSGIILSEKMSNNEKGAREAYLEFLSAGGNDYPIELLKKAGVDLSTTEPIEKALQKFDSLLSELEKLMNE
- a CDS encoding DUF134 domain-containing protein, translating into MPRPRKRRRVCGLPDFTMFGPVKEMVNSEDIITMTVEEYEVIRLMDLEGLDQERCAERMEVARSTVQRMYSDAKKKIADSLVNGKVLKIEGGDYILCCDDVKKGKCTPCFRRRHRHRGNNAF
- a CDS encoding DUF5320 domain-containing protein; amino-acid sequence: MPRLDGTGPLGLGPMTGRGAGRCSGEYTGQRRIFGRGFFGRRCGGFGFRRGNRFMYKLTGLPRWARSGYYEDGSNIVYDEEKFLKAQENVLENELKRVKELLQNFKKNDNKDDKVE